In a single window of the Romeriopsis navalis LEGE 11480 genome:
- a CDS encoding N-acetylmuramoyl-L-alanine amidase: MAKFQIANRVTYADRRGWGADSKYPRRGYRVNRKDRETIFIHHTVIVDNDVTKNQWETEAEVFSKMRQLQIIRQKDLGSDVPYNFVVFLMNTNPASIYVCEGRGEDRTGAHTRGHNTKGIGIALQGNFEHILTPLSEYIPLISLFLGWLKFDPNGPNYGGPYAPMSNLNEISYHQKVSNTACPGKHVIEIIPRLKYINPR; encoded by the coding sequence GGGGTGCGGATTCGAAATATCCACGTAGAGGTTATAGGGTTAATCGAAAAGATAGAGAAACGATATTCATACACCATACGGTTATTGTGGATAACGATGTGACAAAGAATCAATGGGAGACTGAAGCAGAAGTTTTCTCAAAGATGAGGCAACTGCAGATAATTCGTCAAAAAGATCTAGGTTCGGATGTGCCCTACAACTTTGTGGTTTTCCTAATGAATACTAATCCCGCATCCATTTACGTATGTGAGGGACGCGGAGAAGATCGAACAGGAGCCCATACCCGTGGCCATAATACAAAAGGTATTGGTATTGCACTGCAAGGAAACTTCGAGCATATTTTGACTCCTCTGAGTGAATATATTCCCTTGATTTCGTTGTTCCTTGGCTGGCTAAAATTTGATCCTAATGGGCCTAATTATGGTGGTCCATATGCTCCGATGTCTAATTTAAATGAAATAAGCTATCACCAGAAAGTGAGTAACACTGCATGTCCAGGTAAACATGTGATCGAGATTATTCCCCGGCTGAAATATATCAATCCAAGATGA
- a CDS encoding N-acetylmuramoyl-L-alanine amidase family protein, translating to MAWLKLTKTGLYLMKSGSICYVKKVDVSSSNQNPSELRLSVPLDWFSGRDIPGSMVIDLESNEPETCPISATPSGPIAMPLSGKVIVLDPGHGEFHGGINDPGAVNKALGRNERDEVRKQADIIKAKLEAKGAIVKVVENNTGKSLSAIGSEGRGSDCFISLHLNAFNEEVQRHEVFVHTQGTPTDEKLAGLISQALAKVLPIPDAGVKRMGLGVLRGVPLPVPAVLTEGFFIDSVKDTATLDNWNTLAANAIAEGIENFLTA from the coding sequence ATGGCTTGGCTTAAATTGACAAAGACTGGATTGTATTTGATGAAAAGTGGTTCTATCTGTTATGTAAAGAAAGTCGATGTCTCCTCTTCCAACCAAAATCCATCGGAGCTTCGATTATCTGTTCCATTGGATTGGTTTTCTGGTCGAGATATTCCTGGTTCTATGGTGATTGATCTGGAGAGTAATGAGCCAGAAACTTGCCCAATATCTGCTACTCCTTCCGGCCCAATCGCAATGCCTTTAAGTGGCAAAGTGATTGTGCTTGATCCAGGACATGGTGAGTTTCATGGTGGAATTAATGATCCAGGAGCTGTCAATAAAGCATTGGGACGAAATGAACGAGATGAAGTCCGTAAGCAGGCTGATATTATTAAAGCGAAACTTGAGGCAAAAGGAGCAATTGTCAAAGTTGTTGAAAACAATACTGGCAAAAGTCTGAGTGCAATTGGTTCAGAAGGTCGTGGTTCTGATTGCTTTATTTCATTACATTTGAATGCTTTCAATGAAGAGGTTCAACGCCATGAGGTGTTTGTGCACACTCAGGGTACACCGACTGATGAGAAACTAGCTGGTTTGATTAGCCAAGCATTAGCTAAAGTACTGCCGATTCCGGATGCGGGTGTAAAAAGAATGGGATTGGGAGTTCTACGGGGAGTTCCGCTTCCAGTTCCTGCGGTATTGACGGAAGGATTTTTCATTGATTCGGTCAAGGATACAGCAACCCTAGACAACTGGAATACATTAGCTGCAAATGCTATTGCTGAAGGAATTGAGAATTTTCTGACGGCGTAA
- a CDS encoding peptidoglycan recognition protein family protein has protein sequence MSIEKIYLHWSATPYNFVKEGAYHTIVQGDGRILRLSGYDQFTFHTFRRNSNAVGIACACMGGIPWRDFPPTQIQIENMCREAAALAKQLGWKPESISDLPHVNRVLTHAEAAANRDFGEISARLSTGVSDSSAIRNGLPHNNYGPSRWPDGWPGGTVERWDFFQIKESDPPGSGGDALRKMIREFMVSPTKSPLSEAEEVKILLNGENIASGFLLDENRYYVKLLDLLRPFDIELGKVKPGEDRFINLISNQLTPKFLADLPLIQGFPTVDIYLNRPIDLEGNPVGDIRNPIRPFIGGVLIEKSTYVPLSDFCNELGISFAVVIDDTRSIRLSR, from the coding sequence ATGTCTATTGAGAAAATCTATTTGCACTGGAGTGCAACACCTTATAATTTTGTCAAGGAGGGCGCGTATCATACGATTGTCCAGGGTGATGGCCGCATTTTGAGACTCAGTGGTTATGATCAATTTACCTTCCATACATTTAGGCGAAACTCAAATGCGGTGGGTATTGCTTGCGCATGCATGGGCGGAATACCGTGGAGAGACTTTCCACCTACACAAATCCAGATTGAAAATATGTGCCGTGAAGCTGCGGCACTGGCTAAGCAACTTGGATGGAAACCAGAATCTATTTCAGATCTTCCACATGTGAACCGCGTTTTAACGCATGCGGAGGCAGCTGCAAACAGAGATTTTGGAGAGATATCTGCACGTTTATCAACAGGTGTTTCTGATAGTAGTGCTATTCGAAACGGCCTACCCCACAATAATTATGGACCCAGTAGATGGCCTGATGGATGGCCGGGTGGAACTGTTGAACGCTGGGATTTTTTTCAAATTAAGGAATCTGACCCTCCAGGCTCAGGTGGAGACGCGCTGCGCAAAATGATTCGGGAGTTTATGGTTTCACCTACCAAATCACCCTTATCAGAAGCGGAAGAAGTCAAGATTTTATTGAATGGAGAAAACATTGCAAGTGGTTTCTTGCTAGATGAGAATCGCTACTATGTTAAATTACTTGATCTATTACGCCCTTTTGATATCGAACTTGGAAAAGTAAAGCCGGGTGAAGATCGATTTATTAACCTTATCTCTAATCAACTAACACCAAAATTTTTAGCTGATTTACCGCTAATTCAGGGATTTCCAACTGTTGACATCTACCTTAATCGGCCCATTGACTTGGAAGGTAATCCTGTTGGTGATATTCGCAATCCAATTCGTCCGTTTATTGGTGGTGTCTTAATCGAAAAATCAACTTATGTACCTCTTTCCGATTTCTGCAATGAACTTGGAATATCATTCGCAGTTGTTATAGATGATACTCGCTCTATTCGTTTAAGCCGCTAA
- a CDS encoding AAA family ATPase: MSASQPETPISGHTRQLSHNWLIATVEVFAWLLLRPTAWRQSLAQIPLRPNFCLAELQSSERRHPLVKRLCWLEFLVLPIGVSLCIALSLAILGQPISNILFGVFVGFTACLSTGMLGGLVISIAASWIAAMVGGLLGGVIFGILGPDSLMTFRTGFAFQRGDLRVMIATISLPIVMASVPNGLAASVAASVETNSPHNVVGQRIGGIGLGILGSGLTLSVAIGLGDLLSRLPLGQLPMGTAFSNRLITGVVLGLLLGVMLGKHSGQWWKNLFFSVAASIIISTVISFIANPANGEIRGLAVGSGNAMLLTMLFALAYNLTVSIAGVEAGAIAGTLGSSAIYTIVVSIVTNIPLWYSLPVTLGCLLFSLTLTQWLPMLIYPFEQVWNLLLYRLDGQQTRSQRFTRHYLLWHSTFWDEHQRLLLWGLDRHLVLMCEQVPEVGQWAIAHISSSNQRWAARDAQIELDARQLEQCQDMRAIRQLHQRLSLGELAGPATDILRSFNRISRDAAAIFNQSSLYNQRLLLSHLVENLEGMGRELTRSNQVYAPRFRPVWQSWLRVAEAEQRSLDQQAETSQEIESPYIVGIPLNQQQEIFVGRQEISAQIERLLRDRRHSSLLLYGQRRMGKTSLLNHLGRLLPSQIVPFFIDLQGPASTASDHVGLLYNLAKGIVQSAQQYRNIMLQPLSREQLAVDPFTIFDEWIDQVEAAIAPATALLMLDEFEALNHALDAGRFDADIVLGMLRNLIQHRDRFRVLLAGTHTLEEFQRWSGYLINLQVLHLSYLSEAEARQLIEHPVRDFALRYEDGAVDRIIQLTHGHPFLVQLLCTEIVALKNEQPAAGRQLATLADIEAAVPEALNSGSFFFADIERNQLMEKSIEALYSIANEQEVNAQQDVMDELIQKEILDFSNRKYRFQAEILKHWFIEYNPPQ; encoded by the coding sequence ATGTCAGCCAGTCAACCGGAAACTCCGATCAGCGGTCATACTCGCCAACTATCACACAACTGGCTAATCGCCACAGTTGAAGTTTTCGCTTGGCTGTTGCTCCGACCCACCGCATGGCGGCAGTCCCTCGCACAGATTCCGCTCCGTCCCAATTTTTGTTTGGCGGAGTTGCAATCATCCGAGCGTCGTCATCCCTTGGTAAAACGCCTCTGTTGGCTGGAATTTCTGGTCTTACCGATCGGGGTGAGCCTCTGCATCGCCCTATCATTAGCGATTCTCGGTCAACCAATATCAAATATTTTGTTTGGAGTATTTGTCGGATTTACCGCCTGCCTGAGCACTGGGATGCTCGGCGGATTAGTCATTAGCATCGCTGCGAGTTGGATTGCGGCAATGGTAGGGGGACTACTGGGCGGCGTTATTTTTGGAATATTGGGTCCAGATAGCTTAATGACCTTTCGGACTGGCTTTGCATTTCAGCGGGGTGATTTGCGCGTTATGATTGCAACGATTTCACTGCCGATCGTCATGGCCAGTGTGCCGAACGGATTAGCCGCTAGCGTTGCGGCGAGTGTGGAAACGAATAGTCCCCACAACGTTGTGGGACAACGCATCGGCGGCATTGGGCTCGGCATCCTTGGCAGTGGTCTAACACTGAGTGTCGCGATCGGTTTGGGAGATTTATTGAGTCGTTTGCCCCTGGGTCAATTGCCTATGGGTACAGCATTTAGTAATCGTTTAATTACTGGGGTGGTTCTCGGTCTTTTGTTGGGTGTAATGCTTGGCAAGCATAGTGGTCAATGGTGGAAAAATCTGTTTTTTAGCGTTGCCGCTAGCATTATTATTTCAACTGTTATTAGTTTTATTGCAAATCCGGCGAATGGCGAAATTCGGGGACTCGCCGTCGGTAGCGGTAATGCAATGCTCCTCACCATGCTATTTGCATTGGCTTATAACTTAACCGTGTCGATCGCGGGTGTCGAAGCTGGAGCAATTGCTGGGACCCTCGGTAGCAGTGCGATTTACACGATCGTGGTCAGTATCGTGACAAACATTCCCCTCTGGTATTCGCTGCCGGTGACGTTGGGCTGTTTGCTGTTTAGCTTGACGCTGACCCAATGGTTACCGATGTTGATTTATCCATTTGAGCAGGTGTGGAATTTGTTGCTGTATCGCTTGGATGGACAGCAAACGCGATCGCAGCGGTTCACACGGCATTATCTGCTGTGGCACAGTACATTCTGGGATGAGCATCAGCGGTTGCTGTTGTGGGGACTCGATCGGCATTTGGTATTGATGTGCGAGCAGGTGCCAGAAGTGGGGCAATGGGCGATCGCCCATATTAGTAGCAGCAACCAACGCTGGGCGGCAAGGGATGCGCAGATTGAGCTCGATGCCAGGCAACTTGAGCAATGTCAGGATATGCGGGCGATCAGACAACTACATCAGCGGCTCAGTCTCGGTGAACTGGCTGGACCGGCAACGGATATTTTACGGAGTTTTAATCGCATTAGCCGTGATGCGGCGGCAATTTTTAATCAATCGAGTCTGTATAACCAAAGGCTCCTGCTAAGTCATCTTGTTGAAAATTTAGAGGGAATGGGGCGGGAACTAACTCGCAGTAATCAAGTTTATGCACCGCGCTTTCGGCCTGTGTGGCAGTCTTGGCTGCGAGTGGCGGAAGCTGAACAACGATCGCTCGATCAACAAGCGGAAACAAGTCAAGAAATCGAGTCACCTTATATCGTCGGTATTCCGCTGAACCAACAACAGGAAATCTTTGTGGGACGTCAGGAGATTAGCGCCCAGATTGAAAGGTTGCTGCGCGATCGGCGGCATTCCTCGCTGTTGCTCTACGGTCAACGGCGCATGGGCAAGACTTCATTGCTCAATCATTTGGGACGGTTGTTGCCGAGTCAGATTGTGCCGTTTTTTATTGATTTGCAAGGGCCAGCAAGTACGGCGAGTGATCATGTGGGATTACTCTACAACTTGGCTAAGGGCATTGTGCAGTCGGCTCAGCAATATCGTAATATCATGCTTCAGCCGTTGTCGCGGGAACAGTTAGCCGTTGACCCGTTTACCATATTTGACGAATGGATTGACCAAGTGGAAGCGGCGATAGCCCCTGCAACTGCGCTACTGATGTTGGATGAGTTTGAAGCCTTGAATCACGCATTAGATGCGGGACGATTTGATGCGGATATTGTTTTGGGGATGCTACGGAATCTGATTCAGCACCGCGATCGATTTCGTGTTTTGCTCGCAGGCACCCATACCTTAGAGGAGTTTCAGCGTTGGTCGGGGTATTTGATTAATCTGCAAGTGCTGCATTTGAGCTATTTGAGTGAGGCGGAAGCACGGCAACTGATTGAGCATCCGGTACGGGATTTTGCTTTGCGGTATGAGGATGGGGCGGTCGATCGGATTATTCAGCTCACCCACGGACATCCATTTTTGGTGCAACTGCTCTGTACCGAAATTGTCGCGCTGAAGAATGAGCAGCCAGCCGCGGGGCGACAGTTGGCAACTTTAGCCGATATCGAAGCAGCGGTTCCTGAGGCGTTGAACAGTGGCAGTTTTTTCTTTGCCGATATTGAGCGCAATCAGTTAATGGAAAAGTCAATAGAAGCTTTATATTCTATTGCAAATGAACAAGAAGTTAATGCACAGCAAGATGTCATGGATGAATTAATTCAGAAAGAAATCTTGGATTTTTCAAATAGAAAATATCGATTTCAAGCAGAGATTCTGAAACATTGGTTTATCGAATATAATCCTCCTCAGTAG